One Picosynechococcus sp. PCC 7003 DNA segment encodes these proteins:
- the cas2 gene encoding CRISPR-associated endonuclease Cas2, whose protein sequence is MMFYLVAYDICDNKRRKKIADLLEGYGVRVQYSVFECHLSPKKYKELKKRLLRHYKEDKGDSLRFYPVSGHTLSQVEVWGSPPLTCPPSSTII, encoded by the coding sequence TTGATGTTTTATCTGGTGGCCTATGACATTTGTGATAACAAACGGCGCAAAAAGATCGCGGATCTGCTGGAGGGCTACGGGGTGCGGGTGCAATATTCTGTTTTTGAATGTCATCTCTCTCCCAAAAAGTACAAGGAGTTGAAAAAGCGGCTTTTGCGTCACTACAAGGAGGATAAGGGGGACAGTTTACGGTTTTATCCGGTTTCCGGTCATACTTTGTCTCAGGTAGAAGTTTGGGGATCTCCTCCTCTAACTTGTCCGCCTTCTTCAACGATTATTTAG
- the cas1 gene encoding CRISPR-associated endonuclease Cas1 — protein sequence MRTLYVSEQGCYLRLRQEYLGVWRQQACLTEIQLPHLEQVLIFGQSQLSTQAIRACLWRDIPIIFLSRMGFCYGRIMALERGYRHLSRYQQALSTVDKLTVARAIAGAKLQNSRVLLQRQQRKRPLEPVAFAIESLGYLRQQISVADSVERIMGLEGAAAASYFNGLSYCLRNDQFPFMGRSRRPPLNPVNALLSFGYQVLWNHLFSLIEIRGLDPYQGCLHQGSERHGALVSDLIEEFRAPIVDSLVLYLVNKNIIKPDHFIYRDGGCFLNQGGRKVYLSAFVQQMETTISIEDRQEPRWHLLTRQVRAFQNFVYRPVLGYAPYEIR from the coding sequence ATGAGAACCCTCTATGTGTCGGAGCAGGGTTGTTATCTGCGGTTACGACAGGAATATTTAGGGGTTTGGCGTCAGCAGGCTTGTCTCACGGAAATACAGTTGCCCCACCTGGAGCAGGTGCTCATTTTTGGGCAGTCACAACTCTCCACCCAGGCGATTCGGGCTTGTCTTTGGCGGGATATTCCGATTATTTTTCTCTCGCGGATGGGTTTTTGTTATGGGCGCATTATGGCTCTGGAGCGGGGTTATCGCCATTTATCTCGGTATCAGCAAGCGTTATCGACAGTGGATAAGTTAACGGTGGCCCGGGCGATCGCCGGGGCGAAGCTTCAGAATAGTCGGGTGCTCCTCCAGCGGCAGCAGCGTAAACGGCCCCTAGAACCGGTCGCCTTTGCCATCGAAAGTTTGGGGTATCTGCGTCAACAGATTTCCGTCGCTGATTCTGTGGAACGAATTATGGGGCTAGAAGGGGCCGCCGCCGCCAGTTATTTTAATGGCCTGAGTTATTGTCTACGCAATGATCAGTTTCCTTTTATGGGGCGATCGCGACGGCCACCGTTGAATCCGGTAAATGCGCTGCTCAGTTTTGGTTATCAGGTGTTGTGGAACCATCTGTTTAGTCTGATCGAAATTCGGGGTCTTGATCCCTATCAGGGTTGTTTGCACCAGGGTTCAGAGCGTCACGGGGCTTTAGTTTCGGATCTAATCGAAGAGTTTCGCGCCCCTATTGTGGATAGTTTGGTTTTGTATCTCGTGAATAAAAACATCATCAAGCCAGATCATTTTATCTATCGGGATGGGGGCTGTTTTCTAAATCAAGGGGGACGCAAGGTTTATCTGTCGGCTTTTGTGCAGCAGATGGAAACGACTATTTCCATCGAGGATCGTCAGGAACCGCGCTGGCATCTGTTGACGCGACAAGTCCGTGCGTTCCAAAATTTTGTTTATCGTCCGGTGTTGGGCTATGCACCCTACGAAATTCGTTGA
- the csx18 gene encoding CRISPR-associated protein Csx18, whose amino-acid sequence MYLSSRGIVVRNLAAALINGAITLVILLIAPLGLAAVIMNTILVGLSTFFVCSAMDLVSAWLLGGATPPQSLGATRRGDLTQTSRQKDIYPYGDRQDR is encoded by the coding sequence ATGTATCTTTCTTCACGCGGTATTGTTGTTCGGAATTTGGCGGCGGCCCTCATTAATGGTGCCATTACCCTGGTGATCCTTTTGATTGCGCCTCTGGGTTTAGCGGCAGTGATCATGAATACGATCCTCGTGGGACTTTCGACATTTTTTGTTTGTAGTGCGATGGATCTTGTCAGTGCTTGGCTATTGGGGGGCGCGACACCACCGCAATCTTTGGGGGCCACTCGTCGCGGTGATCTGACCCAAACTTCCCGCCAAAAGGATATTTATCCCTACGGCGATCGCCAAGACCGATGA
- a CDS encoding YafY family protein, whose amino-acid sequence MPKVSTTHPYSDQKSFERLLVLITALVRFPGVGCPDVDGMGHRAGHHNALAAVQEKWQAIARELNIDFKPNYPSLATIRKDFSFLRTYGILENRMYRWGYYLGTGVFSAADLQLALNGMAAIAHDLGDFRYRQALEKIQRYLRGFDFKDLDPTYPIRQNRNHPVNQTDPELMMAQGEYRHTLFHHLPDLEAAIWKGQKIEISRHSSPYTEKYLGLQQVWPLQLIFYHVAWYLLYEDCQTGCLVVGRLNRFAEHFRIIDPQGRGLDKQRERLAIAHQLLEQGWGLRLGTAEEQQAELRGTTELIPIKVRFFDGAAMIALEAEQRHPSQQIRKGPKASRGYQPKYIDYSVTLPRRSLPEFMRWLMRYGENAQILAPDFLIKQHQQIAQQLLQRYTS is encoded by the coding sequence ATGCCAAAAGTGTCCACAACCCATCCTTACTCTGACCAAAAAAGTTTCGAGCGCCTACTCGTTTTAATCACGGCCTTAGTCCGTTTTCCGGGGGTGGGGTGTCCGGATGTTGATGGCATGGGTCATCGGGCAGGGCACCACAATGCCTTAGCTGCTGTGCAAGAAAAATGGCAGGCGATCGCCCGCGAATTAAACATTGACTTTAAACCAAATTATCCTTCCCTAGCGACTATCCGTAAGGACTTTAGCTTTTTACGCACCTATGGCATTCTCGAAAATCGGATGTATCGCTGGGGCTACTACCTAGGGACGGGGGTCTTTAGCGCTGCGGATCTGCAACTGGCTCTCAATGGTATGGCGGCGATCGCCCACGATTTGGGAGATTTTCGCTACCGTCAAGCCTTAGAAAAGATCCAACGTTATCTGCGGGGCTTTGATTTTAAAGACCTAGACCCCACCTACCCCATCCGCCAAAACCGCAATCATCCCGTTAATCAGACCGACCCAGAACTGATGATGGCCCAGGGTGAATATCGACACACGCTCTTTCATCATCTACCAGACCTTGAAGCCGCAATCTGGAAAGGACAAAAAATTGAAATTAGTCGCCATAGCTCCCCCTACACAGAAAAATATCTGGGATTACAGCAGGTCTGGCCCCTGCAACTGATTTTTTATCATGTCGCTTGGTATCTCCTCTACGAAGACTGTCAAACCGGATGTCTGGTGGTTGGTCGCCTCAATCGGTTTGCGGAACATTTCAGAATTATTGATCCCCAGGGGCGGGGCTTAGACAAACAGCGGGAACGATTGGCGATCGCCCATCAACTCCTAGAACAGGGATGGGGTCTCCGATTAGGGACAGCAGAAGAGCAACAGGCTGAACTGCGAGGCACCACTGAGTTGATTCCCATTAAAGTACGCTTTTTTGATGGCGCTGCCATGATCGCCCTCGAAGCAGAACAGCGACACCCCAGCCAACAGATCCGCAAAGGCCCAAAAGCATCTAGGGGTTATCAACCTAAATATATTGACTACTCAGTGACATTACCCCGGCGATCGCTGCCTGAATTCATGCGTTGGTTGATGAGATACGGTGAGAATGCCCAAATCTTAGCACCTGATTTTTTAATCAAACAACACCAGCAAATCGCCCAGCAGCTCCTCCAACGCTATACTTCCTAG
- a CDS encoding gamma-glutamyltransferase encodes MTKVAIAADSKLAANIGAEIIAQGGNAIDAALAATLTSMCCELGVMAPGGSGFITIWPQDREPVVIDAYAAMPGKDFPGDRPYPELQKTLLNYGGGIYTGIGYGAVAVPGMFAGIAKASAEYGQLSWAELITPVAKVVEQGCPLSRVSGMYLEHAHAAIFGWHPESYQLVHPNGKDYLKAGDIVRLPDLAKTLYLIADEGPECLYQGTLAQELVAEMGRSHGAITQADLASYAAIIREPIRISYGDWEIVTNPAPAVGGACLAALLLLQQTRQNLDHDTIAAIQEAVLNYRFEHLNVDQDRWQAVTDLLYFARMNQLDHYRSSPSTIHVSTVDDQGCACSLTASAGYGSGAVIPGRNFWLNNSLGELELHREQSEPIAPGTRLISNMAPTIARHRNGSVLSIGSPGASRITTAIAQSLTNFIVHGDSLREAIRRPRLHVEEFDDQLMIAYEENLRAETLSNLSMPLRGFPPLSMYFGGVQAALWSEEEQQLQAIADPRREGSVAFA; translated from the coding sequence ATGACCAAAGTCGCGATCGCCGCTGATTCTAAACTTGCTGCCAACATCGGCGCAGAGATTATCGCCCAGGGAGGTAACGCCATCGATGCTGCCCTCGCCGCCACATTAACTTCTATGTGTTGTGAATTGGGGGTCATGGCACCGGGCGGGAGTGGTTTCATCACAATTTGGCCCCAGGATCGAGAACCCGTTGTTATTGATGCCTATGCGGCGATGCCTGGTAAAGATTTTCCTGGCGATCGCCCCTACCCAGAGTTACAAAAGACCTTGCTGAACTATGGCGGCGGCATTTATACCGGGATCGGTTATGGTGCGGTGGCCGTGCCAGGGATGTTCGCTGGGATTGCCAAAGCCTCAGCAGAATATGGCCAATTGTCTTGGGCAGAATTAATCACGCCTGTGGCTAAAGTGGTAGAGCAGGGCTGCCCCCTGTCCCGTGTCTCAGGAATGTATTTAGAACATGCCCACGCAGCGATTTTTGGTTGGCATCCAGAAAGTTATCAACTCGTTCATCCCAATGGCAAAGATTACCTCAAGGCTGGCGACATTGTTCGCTTACCAGACCTCGCTAAAACCCTATATCTCATAGCTGATGAAGGCCCCGAATGTTTGTATCAAGGGACTTTAGCCCAGGAATTAGTCGCTGAAATGGGGCGATCGCACGGGGCAATTACCCAAGCTGACTTGGCAAGCTACGCAGCAATCATCAGAGAACCGATTCGGATTAGTTATGGTGATTGGGAAATTGTTACCAACCCGGCCCCCGCAGTGGGTGGTGCTTGTTTAGCTGCTTTACTTCTTCTTCAGCAGACTCGCCAAAATTTAGATCATGACACCATTGCCGCGATTCAAGAGGCCGTCCTCAACTATCGTTTTGAACATCTCAATGTTGACCAAGATCGATGGCAGGCGGTCACGGATTTGCTATATTTTGCCCGGATGAATCAGCTCGATCATTACCGCAGTTCACCTTCTACGATCCATGTTTCTACGGTCGATGATCAAGGTTGTGCCTGTTCGCTGACGGCATCGGCTGGTTATGGCTCTGGGGCAGTGATTCCCGGTCGTAATTTTTGGTTAAACAATTCCCTGGGTGAGCTAGAGCTGCATCGAGAACAGAGTGAACCCATTGCGCCAGGCACCAGATTAATTTCGAATATGGCCCCCACCATTGCTCGCCACCGGAATGGATCTGTATTGTCAATTGGTTCTCCTGGTGCCTCGCGGATCACCACGGCGATCGCCCAGTCACTGACCAACTTTATAGTGCATGGCGATTCCCTCAGGGAGGCCATCCGACGACCGCGCCTCCATGTGGAAGAGTTTGACGACCAATTGATGATTGCCTACGAAGAAAATTTAAGGGCTGAGACTTTGTCGAATCTGTCGATGCCGCTCCGGGGGTTTCCGCCGCTATCAATGTATTTTGGTGGCGTACAGGCTGCATTGTGGTCTGAAGAAGAGCAGCAATTACAGGCGATCGCCGATCCCCGACGGGAGGGCAGTGTCGCTTTTGCCTAA
- a CDS encoding biopolymer transporter ExbD yields the protein MRIPQEEQRSAGINIVPMIDIIFSILAYFIISTLYLTKSKGLPVNLPGANTAQQQPSTEITVTIDAAGDIFLNEALIEIATLRASIRNLMAETPETLIIINADKAVSHGAVVEVMDEVRQIEGARLAIAAQKETTPVSTD from the coding sequence ATGCGTATTCCCCAGGAAGAACAAAGATCCGCAGGCATTAATATTGTGCCAATGATTGATATTATCTTTTCAATTTTGGCCTATTTTATTATTTCAACCCTTTATCTCACAAAGTCCAAAGGCCTACCGGTTAATCTACCTGGGGCAAATACAGCGCAACAGCAGCCTAGTACTGAAATTACGGTGACCATCGATGCGGCGGGAGATATTTTTCTGAACGAGGCATTGATTGAGATCGCTACACTCCGGGCTAGCATCCGAAATCTAATGGCCGAAACTCCAGAAACCTTGATTATTATCAATGCCGACAAAGCAGTGAGTCACGGTGCGGTGGTTGAGGTGATGGACGAAGTTCGACAAATTGAGGGGGCAAGATTGGCGATCGCCGCCCAAAAGGAAACAACCCCCGTCAGCACTGATTAA
- a CDS encoding MotA/TolQ/ExbB proton channel family protein, with amino-acid sequence MNITNFFAAGGIVAYPLLIFSLAGVACIIERSVFWWRINRRQRQVVRDALGLYRQDPFNAMKFLKRNADLPIARIFLEALDLENPNSEEFRLALESATQAEIPTLKRFNTVFDTIIAVSPLLGLLGTILGLMQSFSALNIGDVGNTNAAGVTGGISEALVSTVMGLVVAIFTLLFANLFNGLYQRNLAFIQEYGGQLELLYRRFYEKSEAAIMNR; translated from the coding sequence ATGAACATCACAAATTTCTTTGCCGCCGGTGGCATCGTCGCCTACCCGTTGCTTATTTTTTCTCTGGCTGGCGTAGCTTGTATTATCGAACGATCTGTATTTTGGTGGCGGATTAATCGTCGGCAGCGTCAAGTCGTCCGGGACGCCCTCGGTTTGTATCGTCAAGATCCGTTCAATGCCATGAAATTCTTGAAGCGCAATGCGGATCTGCCCATTGCCCGGATTTTCTTAGAAGCCCTCGATTTAGAAAATCCCAACAGTGAAGAGTTTCGCCTCGCCCTCGAAAGTGCTACCCAGGCCGAAATTCCGACCTTAAAACGCTTTAATACTGTGTTTGACACAATTATTGCCGTTTCGCCACTCCTGGGACTGTTGGGAACAATCTTAGGATTGATGCAATCTTTTTCGGCGCTCAACATTGGTGATGTGGGCAATACCAACGCTGCCGGGGTGACGGGTGGGATTAGTGAAGCATTGGTTTCTACGGTAATGGGTTTGGTTGTGGCGATCTTTACCTTACTCTTTGCCAATCTCTTTAATGGGTTATATCAACGCAACTTAGCTTTTATCCAAGAATATGGTGGCCAGTTAGAATTGCTATATCGTCGCTTTTACGAAAAGAGTGAAGCAGCAATTATGAACCGCTAA
- a CDS encoding exopolysaccharide biosynthesis protein: protein MKKLSEKLHHYFFEEERPERVSLANVFALTEERLFGFPLALIAFLSIFAIPGTSFIFGIAMLSITLQLCLGQSKPWVPQKVLKTSFPLPQIQRFMGYLIPWLKRIEKITKPRLTPICHSLPGRIILGIILSAMALLVILPIPGANTVPAIAIFFSALGLQENDGVLSLLGVAIALVFIGILISLIWTGSNVFQFIHQYF from the coding sequence ATGAAAAAACTTTCTGAAAAACTACACCACTATTTTTTTGAGGAGGAGCGTCCTGAGAGAGTTAGTCTGGCTAATGTTTTTGCTCTCACCGAGGAAAGGTTATTTGGTTTTCCTCTTGCTTTAATTGCTTTTCTGAGTATTTTTGCAATTCCTGGCACCTCCTTTATTTTTGGGATAGCGATGTTGTCGATCACTCTGCAACTGTGTCTAGGGCAATCTAAACCTTGGGTGCCCCAGAAAGTCCTAAAAACTTCTTTTCCTCTACCGCAAATTCAGCGATTTATGGGTTATCTCATTCCCTGGTTAAAAAGGATAGAAAAAATCACAAAACCCCGTCTCACACCCATTTGTCACAGTCTACCGGGACGAATTATTCTGGGGATTATTTTATCAGCTATGGCTCTATTGGTGATTTTACCGATTCCTGGTGCGAATACGGTGCCGGCGATCGCCATCTTTTTTTCGGCCCTTGGGCTCCAGGAAAACGATGGAGTCTTGAGCTTATTAGGGGTGGCGATCGCCTTGGTTTTTATCGGCATCCTCATTAGCCTCATTTGGACGGGCAGTAATGTATTCCAATTTATTCATCAATATTTTTAA
- a CDS encoding cation-transporting P-type ATPase yields the protein MEPNHIWTFVPEDVYAVLESQPDGLSAQAAQQRLEKFGPNALPQPPQRPLWLKFLDQVTHFMALLLWVAGILAFVSGTPELGWAIWTVIWVNGIFSFWQEFQAEKSLAALKKVLPAQVKVYRDGALQSIPAVELVPGDVMQLEEGDRLSADARLVSSESLYLDLSVMTGESLPVARNAYPVRVRETASVRGGQPLRQGEQPTQEKTNPAEIANLLLAGSTVSSGRGVAVVYGTGAQTEFGHVAHLTTNVKREPSSLEVQVGKIVRIITAIALTMGVIVFLLTEFLVGMKLRESFVFAIGIIVALVPEGLLPTVTLALAMGVRRMVRKNALVRRLSAVETLSATTVICTDKTGTLTKNEMTVHYLWLPWLTEAELPVQPPLQTPNHGQPGEIQPFLIEVTGAGYDPGSGTVNLAADFTARWKIDLLLTGAALCSNAQLVHLDTPSRWQEIGDPTEAALIVVATKAGLNLQHLQQQYPRLREIPFDSRRRLMTVVLDWQESDIWQSELPCMAFTKGAPLEVLRHCQAVLRNGSIQTLGHEQWEEVVQANDRLAAQGFRVLGVAARRGQRDLVDLRAQELEQDLIFIGLIAMFDPPRPEVKQAIAQCHTAGIKVTMVTGDYGLTAQAIAQQIGIVNQQVRVVTGEGMGHLSDAQLRQILKYRSGLVFARMSPEQKLRLVQAYKDIGEVVAVTGDGVNDAPALRAAHIGIAMGLNGTDVAREAADIVLTDDNFATIISAVEQGRTVYQNIRKFITYILASNVAEVVPFLLMVALKIPPALVIMQILAVDLGTDMIPALALGTEAAEVGIMTQAPRKKSQNLLGRSLLIRAYCFLGLIEATLGMVGFFIVWWSYGYGLADLQAITPDLLHHGADAATTAIYAQATTMTLAVIVACQDGNVFACRSENVSIFRLGFFSNPLIWVGIATEWMLVIAITKSAFFQNIFQTAPLAPWQWLLLIICPPLILGIDELRKGFFAPKDKHFPS from the coding sequence ATGGAACCAAATCATATTTGGACATTTGTTCCGGAAGATGTTTATGCTGTCCTAGAATCTCAACCTGACGGCTTATCGGCCCAGGCAGCGCAGCAACGTTTAGAAAAATTTGGGCCGAATGCTCTACCACAGCCACCTCAACGGCCGTTGTGGCTCAAGTTTTTGGATCAAGTGACCCACTTTATGGCTTTGCTATTGTGGGTGGCAGGAATTTTAGCGTTTGTGTCGGGAACGCCGGAGTTGGGTTGGGCGATCTGGACTGTGATCTGGGTTAATGGGATCTTTAGTTTTTGGCAGGAGTTCCAGGCAGAAAAATCCCTAGCGGCCTTAAAAAAGGTGTTGCCAGCCCAGGTTAAGGTTTATCGAGATGGTGCACTCCAATCGATTCCGGCGGTGGAACTGGTACCGGGAGATGTGATGCAACTTGAAGAAGGCGATCGCCTTTCTGCCGATGCCCGGTTGGTGTCTTCAGAAAGTTTATATCTTGATCTTTCGGTGATGACGGGGGAGTCTTTACCTGTGGCGCGGAATGCCTATCCGGTACGTGTGCGAGAAACAGCATCTGTGCGCGGCGGCCAGCCCCTCCGGCAAGGGGAACAACCCACCCAAGAAAAAACAAATCCTGCGGAAATTGCTAATTTACTCTTAGCGGGTTCAACAGTTTCTTCGGGGCGGGGGGTGGCGGTCGTCTATGGCACTGGTGCCCAAACAGAATTTGGCCATGTGGCGCACCTGACGACCAATGTTAAACGAGAACCCAGTAGCCTCGAAGTTCAGGTAGGCAAGATTGTTCGGATTATTACGGCGATCGCCCTGACGATGGGGGTGATTGTTTTTCTGCTGACAGAATTTTTAGTGGGGATGAAACTGCGGGAAAGTTTCGTCTTCGCCATCGGCATTATCGTTGCCCTCGTGCCAGAAGGGTTGCTGCCCACCGTTACCCTGGCCTTGGCGATGGGCGTCCGGCGGATGGTGCGCAAAAATGCCCTGGTGCGCCGTCTGTCTGCGGTGGAAACCCTCAGTGCCACCACGGTGATCTGTACTGATAAAACGGGCACCCTCACCAAAAATGAAATGACCGTCCATTACCTCTGGTTGCCCTGGTTAACTGAAGCAGAACTGCCCGTTCAACCGCCTTTGCAAACCCCTAATCATGGCCAACCTGGAGAAATTCAACCCTTTTTAATCGAAGTCACTGGTGCCGGTTACGACCCTGGATCTGGCACCGTGAATTTAGCCGCAGATTTCACTGCCCGCTGGAAAATAGATCTTTTACTGACGGGGGCCGCCCTTTGTTCCAATGCCCAGCTTGTCCACCTCGACACACCGAGTCGCTGGCAGGAAATTGGGGATCCTACCGAAGCCGCTTTGATCGTTGTTGCAACGAAGGCCGGCTTAAATCTTCAACATCTACAACAACAATATCCCCGATTACGGGAAATTCCCTTTGATTCTCGCCGGCGCCTGATGACGGTGGTTTTAGATTGGCAAGAATCAGATATTTGGCAAAGCGAACTGCCCTGTATGGCCTTTACAAAAGGGGCACCATTGGAAGTGTTGCGCCATTGTCAGGCGGTGTTGCGCAATGGGTCGATCCAAACTTTGGGCCATGAACAGTGGGAAGAGGTAGTCCAAGCCAATGATCGCCTTGCGGCCCAGGGGTTCCGGGTGCTGGGGGTGGCGGCGCGACGGGGACAACGGGATTTGGTCGATCTGCGCGCCCAAGAGCTAGAGCAGGATTTAATTTTTATTGGTTTAATTGCGATGTTTGATCCGCCTCGCCCGGAGGTGAAGCAGGCGATCGCCCAATGTCATACCGCTGGCATTAAGGTGACGATGGTGACGGGGGACTATGGTCTCACAGCCCAGGCGATCGCCCAACAAATTGGCATTGTTAATCAGCAGGTGCGGGTCGTCACCGGGGAAGGCATGGGCCACCTATCCGATGCTCAACTGCGGCAAATCCTGAAATATCGGTCAGGTCTCGTATTTGCGCGCATGTCCCCCGAACAAAAGTTACGCCTGGTACAAGCCTATAAAGACATTGGAGAAGTGGTTGCGGTAACTGGGGATGGCGTGAACGATGCCCCGGCCTTGCGGGCGGCCCACATTGGCATCGCCATGGGATTAAATGGTACCGACGTCGCCAGGGAAGCGGCGGATATCGTGCTCACCGATGACAACTTTGCGACGATTATCAGTGCCGTAGAACAGGGCCGCACCGTTTACCAAAATATCCGCAAATTTATCACCTATATCTTGGCTTCTAATGTGGCAGAGGTAGTCCCCTTTTTGTTGATGGTCGCCCTTAAAATTCCCCCAGCTTTGGTTATTATGCAAATTTTAGCGGTGGATTTGGGCACGGATATGATCCCGGCTTTGGCATTGGGCACCGAAGCAGCAGAAGTGGGAATCATGACCCAAGCTCCCCGTAAAAAATCCCAAAATCTCCTGGGGCGATCGCTGTTGATTCGCGCCTACTGTTTCTTGGGCTTAATTGAAGCCACCCTCGGTATGGTGGGCTTTTTTATTGTTTGGTGGAGTTATGGCTATGGTCTGGCTGATCTCCAGGCCATTACCCCCGACCTCCTGCACCATGGCGCTGATGCGGCCACCACCGCGATCTATGCCCAGGCCACCACCATGACCCTCGCCGTGATTGTCGCCTGCCAAGATGGAAATGTGTTTGCCTGTCGTTCTGAAAATGTCTCGATTTTTCGTCTGGGATTTTTTTCCAATCCACTGATTTGGGTGGGCATTGCCACTGAGTGGATGTTGGTGATTGCCATTACCAAAAGTGCGTTCTTCCAAAATATTTTCCAGACCGCTCCCCTAGCACCTTGGCAATGGCTTTTATTAATTATTTGCCCACCGTTAATCTTGGGGATCGATGAACTACGAAAAGGATTCTTTGCCCCAAAAGATAAACATTTCCCTTCTTAA
- a CDS encoding iron uptake porin, translated as MRQQKLFWLTTLIVGGNIFQAATPLQAQEINSETSLSSPTLQEARYLASASMGQMASVSRLRDVKPTDWAYEALQSLVERYGCIVGYPDQTFRGDRPLSRYEFAAGLNACLNALERQIQGNNADVSSSDLATLRRLTNEFQAELAPLGARVDDLEARTSELENQQFSTTTKLNGEAIFSISGATGGEPEGNDAQITFNNRLRLNLTTSFTGKDALITGLQAYNFSAGKSITGTGNFAETLFPNDASILGDGMTNLAWEPQFAGLNPQNLQPSCGNNSLCLYKLLYVAPITDKLTAFIGPKAEVTDAFPAILPFASEGQGALSRFATLNPVLRMSGGTSGTGLASAAGFIYKPNDVIDWRALYGSVNAAIPGNEGFPGTPLGAGLFNGSFIAATQLTLYPNDKLDLGLNYAYSYHQINIAGTGLTGAETRILGDLPLTTPVQFNSFGATVNWRVSPKVNLTGYGAYIMTDQAGSGSAYTNLSSWMAGLYFPDAFAKGNAAGILFGQPLYRVDAGNGASLSPANIGDRQTPYQLEAFYRHQINDHISITPGAFVIFNPEGDAENETTSVFALRTTYTF; from the coding sequence ATGAGACAACAGAAACTTTTTTGGCTGACTACTTTGATCGTTGGGGGCAATATTTTTCAGGCTGCTACGCCACTACAGGCCCAGGAAATTAATTCGGAAACATCGCTGAGTTCACCAACACTACAGGAGGCTCGTTATCTAGCCTCGGCCTCCATGGGACAAATGGCCTCAGTATCGAGATTACGGGACGTGAAGCCGACGGATTGGGCCTATGAAGCCCTACAAAGTCTAGTGGAACGGTATGGTTGCATTGTTGGTTATCCGGATCAAACATTCCGTGGCGATCGCCCCCTGAGCCGTTATGAATTTGCCGCCGGACTAAATGCTTGCCTCAATGCCCTAGAACGGCAGATCCAAGGCAATAATGCCGATGTATCCTCCAGCGATCTCGCGACCCTCCGGCGATTGACCAACGAGTTTCAGGCGGAATTAGCTCCCCTCGGCGCAAGGGTTGATGATCTCGAAGCCCGCACCAGTGAACTCGAAAACCAACAATTTTCAACGACCACAAAACTGAATGGGGAAGCTATTTTCTCTATCAGTGGGGCAACGGGTGGCGAACCAGAGGGCAACGATGCTCAGATTACCTTCAATAATCGTCTGCGGCTGAATTTGACCACCAGTTTTACCGGAAAAGATGCCCTGATTACTGGCTTACAAGCCTACAATTTCTCGGCGGGTAAATCTATTACAGGTACAGGTAATTTTGCCGAAACTCTCTTTCCCAATGATGCCTCTATCCTTGGGGATGGCATGACGAACCTCGCCTGGGAACCACAATTTGCTGGTTTGAATCCACAAAATCTACAACCCAGTTGCGGTAACAATAGCCTTTGTCTGTATAAACTCCTCTATGTTGCGCCGATCACAGATAAATTAACGGCATTTATTGGCCCGAAGGCGGAAGTTACCGATGCCTTTCCGGCGATTCTTCCTTTTGCCAGTGAAGGCCAGGGGGCACTTTCTCGCTTTGCAACTTTGAATCCAGTATTGCGGATGTCTGGGGGAACCAGTGGTACAGGACTCGCTTCCGCAGCTGGCTTTATCTATAAACCCAATGATGTCATCGATTGGCGAGCACTCTATGGGTCAGTGAATGCGGCAATCCCTGGTAATGAGGGCTTTCCGGGGACGCCGTTGGGGGCTGGCTTGTTTAATGGCAGTTTTATTGCTGCAACGCAATTGACGCTTTATCCCAACGACAAGCTTGATCTAGGTCTGAACTATGCCTACAGCTACCACCAGATCAACATTGCGGGTACGGGTTTAACAGGAGCTGAGACACGTATTTTAGGAGATCTACCGCTGACCACCCCGGTGCAGTTTAACTCTTTTGGGGCAACGGTGAATTGGCGTGTTAGTCCGAAGGTAAATCTCACGGGTTATGGGGCGTACATTATGACGGATCAGGCGGGGAGTGGCTCTGCCTATACAAATCTAAGCAGTTGGATGGCGGGTCTGTATTTTCCAGATGCATTCGCGAAGGGCAATGCGGCAGGGATTTTGTTTGGTCAACCACTTTATCGGGTGGATGCGGGTAATGGGGCGAGTTTAAGTCCGGCAAACATTGGCGATCGCCAAACCCCCTACCAACTGGAAGCCTTTTATCGCCATCAAATCAATGATCATATCAGCATTACGCCGGGGGCATTTGTGATTTTCAATCCGGAAGGAGATGCCGAAAATGAAACAACCAGCGTTTTTGCGTTGCGTACGACTTATACCTTCTAG